From Microbacterium invictum, the proteins below share one genomic window:
- a CDS encoding YhgE/Pip family protein has protein sequence MTLPIERARSRRPVTWLTLIGVLLLPVVIGGVLVAALYNPVERLDAMNTAVVNNDEPVTLDGQMVPLGRQLTAGLVEGSDDLESNLNWTISNDEDAAAGLADGTYDAVITIPENFSAAATSTAPGNTPERATIEVTTAPDSLIVDDAITAQVTQAAADLMGEQLSSLYLENVFLGFTTLGDQLGEAADGAQQLADGATEAATGAATWADGADTAAAGAYSLADGIRELAGGADGLADGAGGIADGASGLAGGAAQLAAGTTATADGLNTWAAGARDISAGTSDLAGGLQLMADQVGQLPAVPQEIIDGVNEIAGNSGEINTAVTDAAARLAQAAADCAAQGGSAQLCATLAEVSTRTNEALPTITGVIDQSADVAAQVEQLAQFGPALTAGLQDAADGASALAGGMNELADGATATATGAGQLAGGMSDLADGATQLSGGATQLATGAQTFATGAGAAAGGAGEFADGIGQLADGARDLSDGVGQLSDGAGTLAEGLGTAAEALPSYTDDEATDLASVVANPVEASGLGTNIFGASAIPLLAMLALWFGGLASFIALQAVPRHALSSRRPSALLAARSLAPAAAIGAAQGLLVAGIVQLAAEYDAGTWFAFAGLAVLAGVAFAAVNQALVAVFGGAGRWIAALVGVLAVATGIVSTVPGVLTSIAGLMPTTPVYDAMLAALTGAGGVGAGIVGMIVWTGLAFIATIIAVTRRRSTSARAVLTASIATA, from the coding sequence ATGACTCTCCCCATCGAACGCGCCCGCTCCCGGCGGCCTGTCACCTGGCTGACGCTGATCGGCGTGCTGCTGCTGCCCGTCGTCATCGGCGGCGTGCTCGTGGCCGCGCTGTACAACCCGGTCGAGCGGCTGGATGCCATGAACACCGCCGTCGTGAACAACGACGAGCCGGTGACGCTCGACGGGCAGATGGTGCCGCTGGGTCGTCAACTGACCGCGGGCCTGGTCGAAGGTTCGGACGACCTCGAATCGAACCTGAACTGGACCATCTCGAACGACGAGGACGCCGCTGCGGGCCTGGCCGACGGCACCTACGACGCCGTGATCACCATCCCCGAGAACTTCTCCGCCGCCGCGACGTCGACGGCGCCCGGGAACACGCCCGAGCGCGCCACCATCGAGGTGACGACCGCGCCCGACAGCCTCATCGTCGACGACGCGATCACCGCTCAGGTGACGCAGGCGGCCGCTGACCTGATGGGCGAGCAGCTGTCGTCGCTGTACCTCGAGAACGTCTTCCTCGGCTTCACGACACTGGGCGATCAGCTCGGCGAAGCGGCCGACGGCGCGCAGCAGCTCGCCGACGGGGCGACCGAGGCGGCGACCGGCGCGGCGACCTGGGCCGACGGGGCCGACACTGCGGCGGCCGGCGCGTACTCGCTGGCCGACGGCATCCGTGAACTCGCCGGCGGGGCCGACGGACTGGCCGACGGAGCCGGCGGCATCGCCGACGGCGCGTCCGGTCTCGCCGGCGGCGCCGCGCAGCTGGCTGCGGGAACCACCGCGACCGCAGACGGCCTGAACACCTGGGCGGCCGGCGCGCGCGACATCTCGGCCGGCACGTCCGACCTCGCCGGCGGCCTGCAGCTCATGGCCGACCAGGTCGGCCAGCTCCCCGCCGTGCCGCAGGAGATCATCGACGGCGTCAATGAGATCGCCGGCAACAGCGGCGAGATCAACACGGCGGTGACGGATGCCGCGGCGCGGCTCGCGCAGGCTGCTGCCGACTGCGCGGCGCAGGGCGGATCCGCCCAGCTGTGCGCCACGCTGGCCGAAGTCTCCACGCGGACGAACGAGGCGCTGCCGACCATCACCGGCGTGATCGACCAGTCCGCAGATGTGGCCGCGCAGGTCGAACAGCTCGCCCAGTTCGGACCGGCGCTCACCGCCGGCCTGCAGGACGCCGCCGACGGCGCGTCCGCGCTCGCGGGCGGCATGAACGAACTCGCCGACGGCGCCACCGCGACCGCGACCGGCGCCGGCCAGCTGGCCGGCGGCATGTCGGACCTCGCCGACGGCGCCACGCAGCTCTCGGGCGGTGCCACGCAGCTCGCCACGGGCGCGCAGACCTTCGCGACCGGAGCTGGAGCAGCCGCCGGCGGCGCCGGCGAGTTCGCCGACGGCATCGGTCAGCTCGCCGACGGCGCCCGCGACCTCTCCGACGGCGTCGGCCAGCTCAGCGACGGCGCCGGCACGCTCGCTGAGGGCCTGGGCACCGCCGCCGAGGCACTGCCGTCGTACACCGACGACGAGGCCACCGACCTGGCATCCGTCGTGGCGAACCCGGTCGAGGCGAGCGGCCTCGGGACGAACATCTTCGGCGCCTCGGCGATCCCGCTGCTGGCGATGCTGGCCCTGTGGTTCGGCGGCCTCGCGTCGTTCATCGCGCTGCAGGCCGTGCCGCGGCACGCGCTGAGCTCACGCCGCCCGTCGGCGCTGCTCGCTGCGCGCAGCCTCGCTCCGGCCGCCGCGATCGGTGCCGCGCAGGGCCTGCTCGTGGCCGGTATCGTGCAGCTGGCCGCGGAGTACGACGCGGGCACGTGGTTCGCCTTCGCGGGCCTTGCGGTGCTCGCCGGGGTCGCCTTCGCCGCGGTCAACCAGGCGCTGGTGGCGGTGTTCGGCGGCGCCGGGCGCTGGATCGCTGCGCTGGTCGGCGTGCTCGCGGTCGCGACCGGCATCGTCTCGACGGTGCCCGGCGTGCTGACCTCCATCGCCGGGCTCATGCCCACGACGCCCGTCTACGACGCGATGCTCGCCGCGCTGACCGGCGCCGGCGGCGTGGGCGCCGGCATCGTCGGGATGATCGTGTGGACCGGCCTCGCATTCATCGCGACGATCATCGCCGTCACCCGCCGCCGCTCGACGAGCGCGCGGGCCGTGCTC